From Astatotilapia calliptera chromosome 19, fAstCal1.2, whole genome shotgun sequence, a single genomic window includes:
- the LOC113012741 gene encoding adhesion G-protein coupled receptor G5-like — protein sequence MLPLAVNHCLMFAVELMLLLYSTGTNGDSKPNNTLFISPKTLADSYFPSKTIYQEDNGTKLCFNIQPNNTRAECCNDTDFNCNIEVKIDSQGKYRLNLTEEILSKQDIVVMKDPEHNYSCMPSQLYNKSSPGKPLRSFFCNINRCLSESMKNMSMNMKLSKGSFRENLTEYVVSDNDTWTVSCNPSTTTTSINSSSESSTTTTSISSSSESSTTTTSISSSSESSTTTTSISSSSKSSTTTTSNDNDTIDISINHTIPNPVDVMKNLSFVLEMMGNFGTATIKMGNITGVIAKLSQKNQTNMNFAFTENAGVKIVKGGNSNFTGPFRLMKIPKEASKMAVEGNGSFLGILLFPQQHVDDSSKYYLNSEIVGIEMGAKIQNLSQPIEIQYSNVDKKGANASCMSWDGNSTDANGKSLWITDGCQTVETNNSITCQCTHLTFFAILMSPTPANISTSDVNTLTYITSIGCGLSLFFLIVGLFMHVLVRKGKASEATKILMNLFVAMLILNLSFLTNESISNLGIEGACVAIAAVLHYGMLATFTWFFMQALHLYLSLRRICTEVKHYMLKICITGWVIPAVVVIALLASQKYNSININTNEGKAATMCWISDAGIHQGVNIGYYAVVFVFTLSVFILTVRQIVLMPKAGKAQDNSSIKSNTSTILSLFLLLGITWAFAFFSYGPLLIASYYIFTILNSFQGFFLFIYYYKSSKIIGDGKIHTQSSSTATSNTAVTSPYA from the exons ATGTTACCATTGGCTGTAAACCATTGCCTGATGTTTGCCGTGGAGCTAATGCTTCTGTTGTACAGCACAG GCACAAATGGAGACAGTAAACCCAATAATACCCTCTTTATCAGTCCCAAAACACTAGCTGATTCATATTTTCCATCAA aAACTATCTACCAAGAGGACAATGGAACTAAACTCTGTTTCAACATCCAACCAAATAATACACGTGCAG AGTGTTGTAACGACACGGATTTCAACTGCAATATTGAAGTAAAAATAGATAGTCAAGGTAAATACAGGCTAAATTTAACTGAAGAGATTTTATCCAAGCAAGATATTGTGGTGATGAAGGATCCAGAGCATAATTATTCATGTATGCCATCCCAGCTCTACAACAAAAGCAGCCCTGGTAAGCCTCTAAGAA gttttttttgtaacatcAACCGCTGCTTGAGTGAAA GTATGAAGAATATGAGTATGAATATGAAACTGAGCAAAGGGAGCTTTCGTGAAAACCTCACAG AATATGTCGTGAGTGATAATGACACATGGACTGTGTCATGCAACCCATCCACAACAACCACCAGCATCAATTCTTCCAGCGAATCTTCCACAACAACCACCAGCATCAGTTCTTCCAGCGAATCTTCCACAACAACCACCAGCATCAGTTCTTCCAGCGAATCTTCCACAACAACCACCAGCATCAGTTCTTCCAGCAAATCTTCCACAACAACCACCAGCAATGACAATGACACTATTGACATTTCCATCAACCATACCATTCCTAACCCAGT AGACGTCATGAAAAATCTATCCTTTGTCCTTGAAATGATGGGTAATTTTGGCACAGCAACAATCAAGATGGGCAACATCACAGGAGTGATTGCCAAACTCTCCCAGAAAAATCAAACCAACATGAACTTTGCCTTCACAGAAAACGCTGGCGTGAAG attgttaaaggaggaaacagcaattttacGGGCCCATTTCGTTTAATGAAAATTCCTAAAGAGGCCAGTAAAATGGCGGTGGAGGGAAATGGATCATTTCTTGGAATTCTGTTGTTTCCACAACAGCATGTG GatgacagcagtaaatactattTAAACAGTGAGATAGTGGGAATAGAAATGGGGGCAAAAATACAAAACCTTTCACAACCCATCGAGATTCAGTACAGTAATGTGGACAAG AAAGGAGCGAATGCTTCTTGCATGTCTTGGGATGGAAACAGCACAGATGCAAATg GGAAATCACTCTGGATCACAGATGGCTGTCAAACAGTGGAGACCAATAACAGCATCACCTGCCAGTGCACACATCTAACCTTTTTTGCCATACTCATG TCACCTACACCTGCAAACATTAGCACTTCTGATGTTAATACTCTGACCTACATCACTTCAATCGGTTGTGGACTGTCGCTGTTTTTCTTGATCGTCGGTCTCTTCATGCACGTTCTCGTCAG AAAGGGGAAAGCAAGCGAAGCAACAAAGATTCTGATGAACCTCTTTGTCGCCATGTTGATCCTGAACTTGTCCTTCTTGACCAATGAGAGCATTTCAAATCTGGGTATCGAAGGTGCATGTGTGGCAATAGCAGCAGTTCTGCACTACGGGATGTTGGCCACTTTTACCTGGTTCTTCATGCAGGCTTTACACTTGTACCTCAGTCTACGTCGAATCTGCACTGAAGTGAAACATTACATGCTGAAGATTTGCATCACAGGATGGG TCATACCGGCTGTGGTGGTGATCGCTCTTCTTGCCTCCCAGAAATATAAttctattaatattaatacaaaTGAGGGGAAAGCAGCAACAAT GTGCTGGATCTCTGATGCTGGTATCCACCAGGGGGTCAACATTGGTTATTATGCTGTAGTGTTCGTCTTCACTCTGAGTGTATTCATTCTAACTGTAAGGCAAATCGTTCTAATGCCAAAAGCAGGAAAGGCCCAAGACAATAGTTCCATTAAGAGCAACACTTCCACCATTCTGAGCCTGTTCCTCCTTCTTGGCATCACCTGGGCTTTTGCTTTCTTCAGCTACGGACCTTTGCTCATCGCTTCCTACTACATCTTTACCATCCTCAACTCCTTTCAAG gtttcttcctgttcatctACTATTATAAATCCAGCAAGATTATTGGAGACGGCAAAATCCACACACAAAGTAGCAGCACAGCtacatcaaacacagctgtaacGTCTCCTTATGCATAA